A genomic region of Arachis stenosperma cultivar V10309 chromosome 9, arast.V10309.gnm1.PFL2, whole genome shotgun sequence contains the following coding sequences:
- the LOC130949384 gene encoding serine acetyltransferase 3, mitochondrial-like, with translation MKKHEVDTLNNFTDGVCKYQVKTLQTTPTFIEEVQENKALDLWPKMKEEPELDVNEEHILNSYYQSSILSHDSLESALANYLANRLNSASLQSNTLFDLFVGILKSDQEIMDFVKDDLKAVKERDPTCISHVHCFLNFKGFLACQSHRVAHKLWLQGRKVLAVMIQNRVSEVFAVGIHPGAKIGSGILLDHVTGLVVGETAVIGNNVSILHSVTLGGTGKASGDRHPKIGDGVLIGAGTCILGNIKVGECAKIGAGSVVIKNVPPRTTVVSSKGEAVELSDAPLVQRSRESGTDRCIGDSASSS, from the exons ATGAAGAAACATGAAGTTGATACTCT AAACAATTTCACTGATGGTGTTTGCAAGTACCAAGTGAAAACTCTTCAGACTACCCCTACTTTTATTGAGGAAGTTCAAGAAAATAAAGCTTTGGATCTATGGCCGAAGATGAAGGAAGAGCCTGAACTTGATGTAAATGAGGAACATATTCTGAATAGTTACTACCAATCCTCAATTTTGTCTCATGATTCATTGGAATCTGCTTTGGCCAATTACCTTGCTAACAGATTAAACAGTGCAAGCCTTCAAAGTAACACACTCTTTGATCTTTTTGTTGGGATCTTGAAATCTGACCAAGAAATCATGGATTTTGTGAAGGATGATCTTAAAGCAGTTAAGGAAAGAGACCCTACTTGCATAAGCCATGTGCATTGCTTCTTGAACTTCAAAGGCTTCTTAGCATGCCAATCTCATAGAGTTGCTCATAAGCTATGGCTTCAAGGAAGAAAAGTCTTGGCAGTTATGATCCAGAACCGAGTTTCTGAGGTTTTTGCGGTTGGTATTCATCCCGGTGCTAAGATTGGAAGCGGGATTCTGCTTGATCATGTAACTGGATTAGTGGTTGGTGAAACTGCAGTGATTGGTAACAATGTGTCAATTTTGCATAGTGTGACTTTGGGTGGAACTGGTAAAGCTTCTGGTGATAGGCATCCAAAGATTGGTGATGGGGTTTTGATTGGTGCAGGGACTTGTATTTTGGGGAACATTAAGGTTGGTGAATGTGCTAAGATTGGTGCTGGTTCTGTGGTGATTAAGAATGTTCCTCCTAGGACTACTGTTGTTA gttcgaaaggtGAGGCGGTAGAGCTATCCGATGCGCCACTGGTCCAACGCTCTCGAGAATCTGGAACGGACCGATGTATCGGGGATTCAGCTTCTTCGTCTTAA